The following are encoded together in the Flavobacterium sp. TR2 genome:
- a CDS encoding ribonuclease HII — MLEKNFSGFILETGTDEAGRGCLAGPVTAAAIILPEHFENKILNDSKQLSEKTRALLRPVLEKEAVCFAVAHLFPDEIDEINILNASMKGMQECILKLKHVPEYIIVDGNRSLNAKLGLKNTFGKQFSQDEIALLKSIPNQSIIKGDGKYLSIAAASVLAKTYRDEYMDKIHEEFPMYNWKQNKGYPTKEHREAIKEFGTTKYHRMSFRLLPEQLELDLF; from the coding sequence ATGCTCGAAAAAAATTTCTCCGGATTTATTTTAGAAACTGGAACCGATGAAGCTGGAAGAGGATGTCTGGCTGGTCCGGTTACTGCCGCAGCAATAATTTTACCCGAACATTTTGAGAATAAAATTCTAAACGACAGTAAACAATTGTCTGAAAAAACGAGAGCGCTTTTAAGGCCTGTTCTTGAAAAAGAAGCTGTATGTTTTGCTGTCGCGCATTTGTTTCCAGACGAAATTGACGAAATAAACATTTTAAACGCTTCAATGAAAGGAATGCAGGAATGCATTTTGAAACTGAAACACGTTCCCGAATATATCATAGTTGACGGAAATCGCTCTTTAAATGCTAAACTTGGCCTTAAAAATACTTTTGGGAAACAATTCTCTCAAGACGAAATTGCGCTTTTAAAATCGATCCCGAATCAAAGTATCATAAAAGGCGATGGGAAATACTTAAGCATTGCCGCCGCATCTGTTTTAGCTAAGACGTATCGCGACGAATATATGGATAAAATTCATGAAGAGTTTCCGATGTATAACTGGAAACAAAATAAAGGATATCCAACCAAGGAACATCGCGAAGCGATTAAAGAATTCGGAACTACAAAATATCACAGAATGAGTTTTAGGCTTTTGCCTGAACAATTGGAACTCGATTTATTTTAA
- a CDS encoding SusC/RagA family TonB-linked outer membrane protein — protein MKLKFNGFLVLLLVLVAQLTFAQERAVSGIVSDNDGLPLPGVSVLVKGTKNGTQTDFDGKYSIKASPNQILVFTYIGMKSQEIAASSTSVNAKLTSSSLELEGVVVTALGIKREKKALGYSTQEIKGADLVGGTTSANFLNDLSGKAAGVYIRKNTNFGGSTNVVSRGVKNLTGNNQMLIVIDGMPINNSNVNSSQGSQTTGARNTYDYGNAGMDINPDDIESLNILKGAAASALYGFQAGNGVIMITTKKGKAQQGMGITISSEFGVGSVDKKTFPVYQNKYGQGYGPTYDANGNPKGTPVGPTGAFFVIDKNGNQVVSTTDDASYGVAFDPNLSVYTWESYTPYSSKFGQKSPWVAAKNGPITFFQTAQTFNNSISFEGGTDKSNFVINYNNYKENGILPNSELKKNNASIKFNHKLTDKLSASVFANYLAQTTMGRNTTGYGGDNVAGLFRQWWGTNVDIQSQKEAFNNSGGQNISWNMADPANGNTNPKYWDNPYFTRYKNYQTDERNRFIGYGQLDYKFTDWLNATGKISTDSYSELREERKAVGSLAGTFGINRLAVGSGYQKYTGMFSEQNYQLTLNFNKKITEDFTLTGLAGYNALRTRRISTLASTDGGLIIPGIYALSNSVNPSPFPVETEDNSAVNSIYASASLGFRDFLYVEGTVRNDAFSMLPKDNNDVNTYSVSGSYVFTSHINRPWLSFGKLRASYAENPQGSVDLYALQDVFTKFNPFGSNQLYSRPNTANNPDLHPVKTTSKELGLEMQFFERRLGFDVSVYKSLSEDQIFPVDYSTATGNSARYVNAGSVENKGIEVVFNATPFRTKDFQWDINVNWSKNENTVVALAPGVDVLTIGTFQGGVSIVGTKGHAYGDILGKDYIYSADGQRVTKNGVYLQTATTNNVIGNITPDWIGGVRNKFTYKQVSLGFLIDVQKGGDIFSLDQYYGQSSGLYTSTAGNNELGNPVRNTLANGGGVILPGVNEDGTTNTTRTPSPEVAGSIYGYNNNPQKAFVYDASYVKLREVSITYSFPKQFVAKAGLNDLRLSLIGSNLWIISKNLPDADPESGISSGNLSSGYSGGSLPTTRNIGCNLTLKF, from the coding sequence ATGAAACTAAAGTTTAATGGATTCTTAGTGCTATTATTAGTGCTTGTAGCGCAACTTACCTTTGCGCAAGAAAGAGCTGTTTCAGGAATTGTTTCCGATAACGATGGACTGCCTTTGCCAGGTGTAAGTGTTTTAGTTAAGGGGACAAAAAATGGAACACAAACAGATTTTGATGGAAAATATTCTATCAAAGCATCCCCAAATCAAATCTTGGTATTTACTTACATTGGAATGAAAAGCCAAGAAATTGCAGCAAGTTCAACTTCAGTAAATGCAAAATTAACAAGTTCATCTCTTGAGCTAGAAGGTGTAGTAGTAACTGCATTAGGTATTAAGAGAGAGAAAAAAGCTCTGGGGTATTCTACTCAGGAAATAAAAGGAGCCGATTTAGTTGGGGGAACTACAAGTGCAAACTTCCTTAACGATCTTTCTGGTAAAGCTGCCGGGGTATACATTAGAAAAAATACAAACTTTGGTGGATCTACAAACGTAGTTTCAAGAGGTGTTAAAAACCTTACTGGAAATAACCAAATGCTTATCGTTATTGATGGTATGCCTATTAATAACTCAAACGTGAATTCGAGCCAAGGTTCGCAAACAACTGGAGCTCGTAATACTTATGATTACGGTAATGCTGGTATGGATATTAATCCTGATGATATTGAATCATTGAATATATTGAAAGGTGCTGCTGCATCTGCTTTATACGGGTTCCAAGCTGGTAATGGTGTAATTATGATTACTACTAAAAAAGGAAAAGCTCAACAAGGTATGGGAATTACTATATCTAGTGAGTTTGGAGTTGGATCAGTTGATAAAAAGACTTTCCCTGTTTACCAAAACAAATATGGACAAGGTTATGGACCAACTTACGATGCCAATGGTAACCCAAAAGGGACTCCAGTTGGGCCAACAGGTGCATTTTTTGTTATAGATAAAAATGGTAACCAAGTAGTAAGCACTACAGACGATGCTTCTTATGGTGTTGCGTTTGACCCGAATCTTTCTGTTTATACTTGGGAATCTTATACTCCATATTCTTCAAAATTTGGACAAAAATCTCCATGGGTAGCTGCTAAAAATGGTCCAATTACATTTTTTCAAACAGCTCAAACATTCAATAACTCAATCTCTTTTGAAGGTGGTACAGATAAGAGCAACTTTGTTATCAATTACAACAACTATAAAGAGAATGGTATTTTGCCAAATAGTGAATTGAAGAAAAATAATGCAAGTATTAAATTCAACCACAAATTAACGGATAAATTATCTGCAAGTGTTTTTGCAAATTATTTAGCACAAACTACAATGGGTAGAAATACTACTGGTTACGGTGGTGATAACGTTGCAGGTTTATTCCGTCAATGGTGGGGAACAAACGTTGATATTCAATCTCAAAAAGAAGCTTTTAACAATTCAGGAGGACAAAATATTTCATGGAATATGGCAGATCCTGCTAATGGAAATACAAATCCTAAATATTGGGATAACCCATATTTTACAAGATATAAAAATTATCAAACAGACGAAAGAAATCGTTTCATCGGTTATGGTCAGTTAGATTATAAATTTACAGATTGGTTAAACGCCACTGGAAAAATAAGTACAGATTCTTATTCAGAATTGCGTGAAGAGAGAAAAGCGGTAGGATCTTTGGCTGGAACGTTCGGAATTAACCGTTTGGCAGTTGGATCAGGATACCAAAAATATACAGGTATGTTTTCTGAGCAAAACTATCAGTTAACATTAAACTTCAATAAAAAAATTACTGAAGATTTTACATTGACAGGTTTAGCAGGTTATAATGCTTTAAGAACAAGACGTATTTCTACATTAGCTTCTACAGATGGAGGACTTATTATTCCTGGAATCTATGCATTGTCAAATTCTGTGAATCCTTCTCCATTTCCAGTTGAGACTGAAGATAATTCAGCAGTAAACAGTATTTATGCGTCTGCTTCATTAGGATTCAGAGATTTCCTTTATGTAGAAGGAACGGTACGTAATGATGCATTCTCTATGTTGCCAAAAGACAATAATGATGTTAATACATACTCTGTTTCTGGAAGTTATGTTTTCACAAGTCATATCAATAGACCGTGGTTAAGTTTCGGTAAATTAAGAGCAAGTTATGCTGAGAACCCACAAGGAAGTGTAGATCTTTATGCATTGCAAGATGTATTTACTAAATTTAATCCATTTGGTTCAAACCAGCTTTATTCAAGACCGAATACTGCTAATAACCCAGATTTACACCCTGTAAAAACTACATCTAAAGAGCTTGGTTTAGAGATGCAATTCTTTGAAAGAAGATTAGGTTTTGATGTAAGTGTTTATAAAAGTTTAAGTGAAGATCAAATTTTCCCGGTAGATTATTCTACTGCAACAGGTAACTCTGCTAGATACGTAAACGCAGGATCAGTAGAAAATAAAGGTATTGAGGTAGTATTCAATGCAACTCCTTTTAGAACAAAAGATTTCCAATGGGATATTAACGTAAACTGGTCTAAAAACGAGAATACAGTTGTAGCTTTAGCACCAGGTGTTGATGTTTTAACAATTGGTACATTCCAAGGTGGTGTTAGTATCGTAGGTACAAAAGGACACGCTTATGGAGACATTCTTGGAAAAGATTATATCTACAGTGCAGACGGACAAAGAGTGACTAAAAATGGAGTGTATTTGCAAACTGCGACTACTAATAATGTAATTGGTAACATTACTCCAGATTGGATTGGTGGTGTTCGTAATAAATTTACTTACAAACAAGTTTCTCTAGGTTTCTTAATTGATGTTCAAAAAGGAGGAGATATTTTCTCTCTTGACCAATATTATGGACAAAGCTCTGGTTTGTATACTTCTACTGCAGGAAACAACGAACTTGGAAATCCTGTAAGAAATACATTAGCTAATGGTGGAGGTGTTATTTTACCAGGAGTAAATGAAGACGGAACTACTAACACTACAAGAACACCAAGTCCTGAAGTAGCTGGAAGTATTTATGGTTACAACAACAATCCGCAAAAAGCATTTGTTTACGATGCAAGTTATGTGAAATTAAGAGAGGTAAGCATCACTTATAGCTTCCCTAAACAATTTGTAGCTAAAGCAGGTTTGAATGATTTACGTCTTTCTTTAATAGGTTCTAACTTATGGATCATCAGTAAAAATCTTCCAGATGCAGATCCAGAAAGTGGTATAAGTTCAGGTAACTTATCATCAGGTTATTCAGGAGGTTCACTTCCGACAACAAGAAATATTGGTTGTAACCTAACATTAAAATTTTAA
- a CDS encoding SusD/RagB family nutrient-binding outer membrane lipoprotein has protein sequence MKKVLLLMSVVGMMVSCSQDITDMNVDPKRPTTTKAEYLFTNAEKKLVDQMVSTSVNNNVFRLFAQQWTETTYPDESQYNITNRKIPDTHFLVLYRDVLADFHDSRVMIEATTPATPADEAIKKNKLALIDVLEAYAYSVLVDTFGNVPYTQAIDIQKYPLPAYDDAKTIYQDLIKRLSADVAVLKANSTVANFGAADIIYSGNAASNAKWAKFANSLIIRMAVNMSDIDPTYAAAQVQAALASGALTGNADNTKLTYLTTSGNQNPLYADLVTSQRFDFIPAEPFVSAMDAVVPGGDPRMPKYFTNLTSPAPAIPAGRTFVGGTYGAGNVYTSYSQISSTLNNPAFPGTIFDFAELNFLLAEAAEKSLIPGGSAQAKVYYDAGIKASMADWGVTDAAVISAYIASPKVDYNNPLSGATYKEKIGNQAWFALYNRGYEAWTSYRRLDFPVLKAPQAAINKLIFTVPVRYTYPGVEASINKANYTKAASDIGGDLLNTKLFWDKF, from the coding sequence ATGAAAAAAGTACTTTTATTAATGTCGGTGGTAGGTATGATGGTTTCGTGCAGCCAAGACATTACAGATATGAATGTTGATCCGAAAAGACCAACAACTACCAAAGCAGAATATTTGTTTACAAATGCTGAGAAAAAATTAGTAGATCAAATGGTTAGTACTAGTGTAAATAATAATGTTTTCAGATTATTTGCACAGCAATGGACAGAGACTACTTATCCAGATGAAAGCCAGTATAACATTACAAACAGAAAAATTCCTGATACGCACTTTTTGGTTTTGTACAGAGATGTTCTAGCCGATTTTCATGATTCAAGAGTTATGATTGAAGCAACAACTCCTGCGACTCCTGCAGATGAGGCAATTAAGAAAAATAAATTAGCGCTTATAGATGTTTTAGAAGCTTATGCTTACAGTGTATTGGTAGATACTTTTGGAAACGTTCCTTACACACAAGCAATTGATATTCAGAAATATCCTTTGCCAGCTTATGATGATGCAAAAACTATTTACCAAGATCTTATTAAAAGATTAAGTGCAGATGTTGCTGTTTTAAAAGCGAATAGTACCGTTGCTAACTTTGGTGCTGCAGATATTATCTATTCAGGAAATGCTGCAAGTAATGCAAAATGGGCAAAATTTGCTAACTCATTAATTATTAGAATGGCAGTTAATATGTCTGATATTGATCCGACTTATGCAGCTGCTCAAGTTCAAGCGGCTCTTGCTTCTGGTGCTTTGACTGGTAATGCAGATAATACAAAATTGACCTATTTGACTACATCAGGAAATCAAAATCCATTGTATGCTGATTTAGTAACAAGCCAGAGATTTGATTTCATCCCTGCTGAACCTTTTGTTTCTGCAATGGATGCTGTTGTTCCTGGAGGTGACCCAAGAATGCCTAAATATTTTACTAACCTTACTTCTCCAGCTCCAGCTATTCCGGCAGGAAGAACATTTGTTGGTGGAACTTATGGTGCAGGAAACGTTTATACATCTTACTCACAAATATCGTCAACATTAAACAATCCAGCTTTCCCTGGAACTATCTTTGATTTCGCTGAGTTAAATTTCTTATTAGCGGAAGCTGCTGAGAAAAGCTTAATTCCAGGAGGATCTGCTCAAGCAAAAGTATACTACGATGCTGGTATCAAAGCTTCTATGGCAGACTGGGGAGTAACTGATGCTGCTGTTATTTCAGCTTATATTGCTAGCCCAAAAGTAGATTACAACAATCCTTTAAGTGGAGCAACGTATAAAGAAAAAATTGGTAACCAAGCATGGTTTGCTCTTTACAACAGAGGATACGAAGCATGGACATCTTACAGAAGATTAGATTTTCCAGTGTTAAAAGCACCTCAGGCTGCTATAAACAAACTTATTTTCACTGTGCCTGTTAGATATACTTATCCAGGTGTAGAAGCAAGTATCAATAAAGCAAATTATACTAAAGCTGCTTCTGATATTGGTGGAGATTTATTAAATACTAAATTGTTCTGGGATAAATTCTAA